Part of the Ziziphus jujuba cultivar Dongzao chromosome 8, ASM3175591v1 genome is shown below.
TGAACTACTATCCGCGGTGCTCCAGGACTGACCTTGTTCTTGGTGTTAGTCCACATTCTGATGCAGGATCCATGACCTTTCTTCTGCAGGATGATGAGATCACTGCTCTACAAATCAAGTACAAGGAAAGATGGCTTCCCGTAAAGCCAATTCCAAATACATTGGTCGTCAATGTCGGTGATGCTCTTGAGGTACTTTTACACAAAAAGAGTGAAATGAACTTGAAgccaatattttccaaattgaaCCTTTTGTACTAGAAATATCTTTTCAGCGAGTACaagctttttccttttttcttattgaaaaaaaaaaaaaaaaaagtttatagttTTTATGGTGGTTTTTCAGGCTTGGAGCAATGGGGTTTACAGAAGCATTGAGCACAGAGCTGTTACGaacaccaaaaaagaaagaatttccATTGCAGCATTCGTACTTCCAGATGATGAGGTTCAAATTGGTCCTGTGGACTCAATGATGGTTGATCGGCCAAGACTGTACAGAAATGTTAAGTTTCTGGATTACCTTAAACACTTTTTAGACAAGAATTTGGATGGAAAATCTCACACCAGCTTTCTCAAGTTAGAAAAGGAGTTATGAATTCtggttgctttttcttttttttctttttttcttttttttttttttttttcctttttcctactTTGTGTCTAGTGCTAGCATGTAAAATATGGAGATAGAAGacatatttaacaataatagAATGATACATCatataatgttattattttatgcctTGTGAAACTAATTGCTGATCAATCAAATTACAGGCAACAAATAGAAAAATGGACAATAGCCCATTCTAAGCCCTCCCTGGTTCATTTCAGGtctaaaattaaatttctctgGAGTACTTCAATATGGAAACTTGATGCTTAAAATTTCTCTATTTGAGggattatataattttgtttctcaagttgtATCAAGTAGTATAGATCAGGTTTAATCGTAACAACCTAAAGGCAAATGGCAAAGCTATTGTTTTCTTATATAATAAATCTAAATGCAaataatggtacctcagttcAGAAGGTAGTATTGATTATGACATGAAGTTCTATACTGAATCTTGAATCATCCATATTCTTTCTTCAAAAGCCTATTTTCACTTCTTAATGTTGGATCGACCAATATAATGGCTATATGATTGTGAATAATCTAagatatattttccattttccatAAAATAGCTTAACTTCCACTGTTTGATTCTTGAAATGATGCTTTTCAACAATTGTTAAGCATTTGTCTTCATCACAACTTACGAGACCGTAATTAAGAAAGTTtccagaaaaaaattaaatttcaagggaccaaaaaaaaaaaaaaaactccaatgCACTCTCCTTCACATAGAATGTAGGCCCTAATTTGTAATGATGCTATGGAGATAAGCACAGAAAGTCTTATGGCAACTCCATGATCTATGATGATATGACCAAAAAGAGCAAAACTCCAATATTTATTAGGGTTAATTTCATAAACACCCTTCAGACTTTGGTATAATTCCATATTAGACTTGTGGTTCTAGAAATATCACAAATATCCCTAACTGTtaatgaaaatatgtgaaacTTAACAGTGAAGGGTTATAATAGTCAAAAGACTTATGCAAAGTGATGTGTGCCTTGGCTTCCTTGGGAAGCTTCTTCCTTCAACGTACCACCACTCAAACAGATAAAAGAGGAGATCCGAAaaggggagagagaaagaggagagagtaTTGATTTTTGAAAGTTGAAGATGGATAGAAATAATGTAAAAGTTGAAAATGGAGGCACAAAGGTAGATAAGGAAGTGGGTTGGGGAAAATATTTACCCGTACCAAATGTCCAAGAGATGGTGAAGTATGATTCTGAGAGTGTTCCTGaaagatatataaaagaataccAAGGCAGGCCAATAGATTCCACCTTCTCTCCCGGTATATTGGACAATATTCCAGTCATAAATTTCTCCTTGCTTGTTAGTGGTGATGGAGATGAGCTACGCAAGCTAGATTCTGCTTGCAAGGAGTGGGGTTTCTGCCAGGTATATTATATAAATCTTAACAAATTATTgcaaaattttctatatttgaaaCTCTGCCATGATCAATTTTatgtgtggttttttttttttttaaactagcTGATAAACCATGGTGTGGAACTGGAAGTAGAGGTTTTAAACAATATGAAGGCTGCTGTGGCAGCATTTTTTGATCTCCCACTTGACGAGAAAAAGAAGTATGCAATGGCAGAGAATGATGTTCAAGGATATGGCCAAAGCATATGTGGTTTCCGAACATCAAAAACTGGATTGGTGTGACATTTTACATTCTTGATAACTCAACCACCCGAACATCGAAATTTCAAGTACTGGACAATCACACTACCAGGTTTCAAGTATGTAGCCTGGTACATCTTCGCATCTAGGAAGTTTTCCATGGAAGAACATTCATCTTTTTCTCTAACCCAACACAATTGTTTTCTGTCTATTAACACAGAGAGGCAGTCGATGGAAGAACATTCATCTTTTTCTCTAACCCAACACAATTGTTTTCTGTCTATTAACACAGAGAGGCAGTCGATGAATACCCGAAACAAGTAGAGAAAGTGGCTGAGGAGATCTTTGGATGTCTTTCAGTGTTGATAGGTTTGGATAAACATGGTTTGAAAAGGTTGCAAGGAGTGATGAGACAATCGATGAGGTTTAACTATTATACGTGGTGATCCAGGTCTGACCTTGTTCTTGATCTCAGTCCACATTCCGATGGAAGATCCATAACCTTTCTTCTgcaggatga
Proteins encoded:
- the LOC107413397 gene encoding oxoglutarate-dependent flavonoid 7-O-demethylase 1 gives rise to the protein MDRNNVKVENGGTKVDKEVGWGKYLPVPNVQEMVKYDSESVPERYIKEYQGRPIDSTFSPGILDNIPVINFSLLVSGDGDELRKLDSACKEWGFCQLINHGVELEVEVLNNMKAAVAAFFDLPLDEKKKYAMAENDVQGYGQSICGFRTSKTGLV